Proteins from a genomic interval of Salvelinus sp. IW2-2015 linkage group LG14, ASM291031v2, whole genome shotgun sequence:
- the LOC111973425 gene encoding zinc finger and BTB domain-containing protein 14, with protein sequence MLQFRAGAARPSAYARPQANNTQSVLFPFDCLTFIGDFLKRTTYCTTEYQSKMSETVKYMDDEHKTIFLKILNEQRLEGEHCDIAVVVEDVKFRAHRCVLAACSNYFKKLFKKHEVDNSSVIEIDFIRSDIFEEVLNYMYTAKISVKIKDVNLMISSGQILGIRFLDKLCSQKRDMSIEERNGQNDKPFPCDILKMALPTDDPTLGQENDLQVLGDHDDTPTDDVVEEPMTNHDLDKSPNTALRVTEAILKEWPPANEDVHKVSCYNQDVEPMDTEQKDLVGHTTTTLAFADSIGEVKDEQPPGWTTATTDMKFEYLLYGQREQLACQICGKTFIDENRLRKHEKLHSAERPFICEICSKAFTTQAHLKEHLKIHTGFKPYRCDVCGKSFIRAPDLKKHERVHSNERPFGCQMCDKAFKHKSHLKDHERRHRGEKPFVCGSCTKAFAKASDLKRHENNMHSERKQMAPSALQTETEQLQAAAMAAEAEQQLDSIACS encoded by the exons ATGCTGCAGTTCCGTGCTGGCGCAGCGCGTCCTTCCGCTTATGCTCGTCCTCAGGCCAACAACACACAAAGTGTATTATTCCCTTTTGACTGCTTGACATTTATCGGAGACTTTCTCAAGAGGACGACATATTGTACTACAG AATATCAATCCAAGATGTCAGAGACCGTGAAGTACATGGATGATGAACACAAGACCATCTTCCTGAAGATACTGAATGAGCAACGGTTGGAGGGTGAACACTGTGACATCGCGGTGGTGGTTGAAGATGTGAAGTTCAGGGCGCACCGCTGTGTGCTGGCAGCGTGTAGCAACTACTTCAAAAAGCTGTTCAAGAAGCATGAAGTCGACAACTCCTCAGTCATAGAAATCGACTTCATCCGCTCAGACATCTTCGAGGAGGTGTTGAACTACATGTACACGGCCAAGATTTCTGTGAAGATAAAGGATGTGAATTTGATGATTTCTTCAGGCCAGATACTCGGAATCCGTTTTCTGGACAAACTCTGTTCACAGAAGCGTGACATGTCCATTGAAGAAAGGAACGGACAAAATGACAAACCCTTTCCCTGTGATATTCTCAAAATGGCTCTCCCTACTGATGACCCTACATTGGGCCAGGAAAACGACTTGCAGGTGCTAGGTGATCATGACGACACTCCTACTGACGACGTTGTGGAAGAGCCAATGACCAATCACGACTTGGACAAATCGCCCAACACAGCGTTGAGAGTAACGGAGGCCATTCTCAAAGAATGGCCTCCTGCCAATGAGGACGTGCACAAGGTGAGCTGTTACAACCAGGACGTGGAACCCATGGACACGGAGCAAAAAGACCTGGTGGGTCACACCACAACAACCTTAGCGTTTGCTGACAGCATCGGCGAGGTGAAGGACGAGCAGCCCCCCGGTTGGACCACAGCCACGACGGACATGAAGTTCGAGTACCTCCTCTACGGCCAACGGGAACAGCTCGCCTGCCAGATCTGTGGAAAGACCTTCATCGACGAGAACCGTTTGAGGAAACACGAAAAGCTGCACTCGGCCGAACGTCCGTTCATCTGTGAAATCTGCAGCAAAGCCTTCACTACCCAGGCTCACCTGAAGGAGCATCTGAAGATCCACACAGGCTTCAAGCCCTACCGCTGCGACGTGTGTGGCAAGTCCTTCATCCGAGCGCCTGACCTCAAGAAGCACGAGCGGGTCCACAGCAACGAGCGTCCCTTCGGCTGCCAGATGTGCGACAAGGCCTTCAAGCACAAGTCCCACCTGAAGGACCACGAGAGGCGCCACAGGGGCGAGAAGCCTTTCGTTTGCGGCTCGTGCACCAAGGCCTTTGCTAAAGCCTCAGACCTAAAGAGACATGAAAACAACATGCACAGCGAGAGGAAGCAGATGGCGCCCAGCGCCCTGCAGACCGAAACAGAACAGCTGCAGGCAGCAGCCATGGCCGCCGAGGCCGAGCAACAACTGGACTCCATAGCATGCTCATAG